Sequence from the Mycobacterium florentinum genome:
GCCGACCCGGTCTTCGGCGTCGGTGATGCCGTCGATGTCGGCGGCCGCGGAGTGCAAAAACCATTGCAGCGCTTCGTCGTTGCGGCCTAGCGCCAGCAGGGTGTCGGCGTAGGCGTAGAACAGCCGGGCCGCCATCGAGCCGCTGCGAGTCGGGTCCAGCTGCGGCGTGGACAACAGGGCCAGCGCCTGCTCGAGCTGCCCGAGATCCGAGCGGGCGCCGGCGGCCACGATGCGCAGCTCGTCGGCGGCGTCGCCGCTGAGCTGGGCCGCCTCTTCGCCGCGGGCGAGTTCGATCGCCCGCTCCGGACGGCCAAGGCCGCGTTCGCAATCCGCGATCAACGGCAGCAACGGCGACTTGCTGCCCATCCGCCGCGCGGCACGCAGCTCGGACAACGCCTGGGCCCAATCGCCGTAGCGGTAGGCGGCGATTCCGACGGCCTCGCGAATCGCGGCGATCCTGCTGGACCTCGCGCGCGCGGCGCGGGCGTGGTTCAGGGCGGCTTCCGGGTCTTCGTCCATCAGCTCACCCGCGGCGACCAGGTGGCGCGCCACCGCATCGGCGGTCGCGCGGTCCAAGGTGCTCAGTTCGCCGCGGATCTCGGGCGACAACTGTTTGGCGTCCACGTCGGGCGGTATGGCGGGCCCGTTGTCCACCGGGCGATCAGGTGCGTTCTGCGGCTGAGCCTGGCGCGCCCGGCCCGGTCCCGACCATTTAGACGCCGAGCGCGGCCGTCGCTCCCCGTTATGACGCTGCCTGTCGTCGCCCACCCCGAAAGGATACGGGCACCCGAGTGGGGGTCTCGCTACGCCTTGAACCGGTCCGGAATCAACGGCGCGATCATCGCGGGACAGAACGTGCCGATCGCGATGATCGTGAAGATGCCCGCATTTTTCTCGGTCATCCCGCTGCCGGTCGCCACGTCCGAGACGACCGATTCGAACGACCCGCCCGGCCGGATCAGCATCGGACACACCGATTGCCCCTGAGCGAGCGTCGTGGCCGGCTGAGTGACGGCAATTCCGGCGTTGGTCAGCGCCGACAGGAAGCTGTTGCCCGCCATGTCGGCGCGGATAGGCGCCGCCATCGTCGCGGCCGCGGCAACCAAAGCCGTGGTCAGCGCCATGAACCCGAAGGCCCTCGTCTGTGCGCCGACCCGTAAGGTCGTCTGGTACGCCATTGATTGCGCCGTCATCTCTCGCTCTCGTCGATTGTTTGGTGGCTGCGCAAAATCACTGTGACTACAGTGGCCAACGAGTGTCACGTTTAGGGCACGGCC
This genomic interval carries:
- a CDS encoding tetratricopeptide repeat protein; the encoded protein is MGDDRQRHNGERRPRSASKWSGPGRARQAQPQNAPDRPVDNGPAIPPDVDAKQLSPEIRGELSTLDRATADAVARHLVAAGELMDEDPEAALNHARAARARSSRIAAIREAVGIAAYRYGDWAQALSELRAARRMGSKSPLLPLIADCERGLGRPERAIELARGEEAAQLSGDAADELRIVAAGARSDLGQLEQALALLSTPQLDPTRSGSMAARLFYAYADTLLALGRNDEALQWFLHSAAADIDGITDAEDRVGELGSAE
- a CDS encoding DUF732 domain-containing protein, coding for MAYQTTLRVGAQTRAFGFMALTTALVAAAATMAAPIRADMAGNSFLSALTNAGIAVTQPATTLAQGQSVCPMLIRPGGSFESVVSDVATGSGMTEKNAGIFTIIAIGTFCPAMIAPLIPDRFKA